The DNA region CTTTTTCAGGTCGTCCACGGTCGGGGCGTCCCCCACCAGCGCCGCGATCCGCCCGGCGCGCACGTCGGCCAGTCCGGCCGCGAAGTCGTCGTACACCTTCAGGGTCGCGCCTTTGGGTTTCAGCATGTCGGTCGCCACGAACTGCCCGGTCGTGTTCGCCTGCACGCCGATCACCTTGCCCTTCACGCCCGCGGGCCACGCGAACTTACCGGGGTTCCCGCCCCGCACGATGAACACCTGCGCGCTGCGGTAGTACGGCTGGCTGAACGACACGACCTTCGCGCGTTCGTCCGTGATCGTGATACCGCTCATGGCCATGTCTACCCGCCCGGACGTGACCGACTGCGGCATCAGCGACCCGAAGCCCACCGCGCGGATCTCCAGCCGCACGCCCAGGTCCTTCGCCACGGCCCGCGCGATGTCGATGTCGAAGCCCTGGATCTGCCCGTCGGCGCCCTTGAACTCGAACGGCGCGAACGTCGGGTCGGTGCCCAGCACCAGCACGCCCTTCTTCTTCACTTCGGCCACCGTCGTGGCGTGTGCCGCGCCCACCAGGGCCGAACCGAGGACCGCCGCAATCATCACGAAACGCTTCATGCGCCCAGCATAGAACCCCGCGCGCCGCGCCGTACCCTGCCTGCATGGAATGGCCCGACCCCACCGACTTCGTGCACGGCGACCCCCTCCCGACCCCCGGCGACTGGACGCGGGCGGGGCTGGTCATGACCTTCAACCTCGAATGTCCCGGCTGCGTG from Deinococcus seoulensis includes:
- a CDS encoding ABC transporter substrate-binding protein produces the protein MKRFVMIAAVLGSALVGAAHATTVAEVKKKGVLVLGTDPTFAPFEFKGADGQIQGFDIDIARAVAKDLGVRLEIRAVGFGSLMPQSVTSGRVDMAMSGITITDERAKVVSFSQPYYRSAQVFIVRGGNPGKFAWPAGVKGKVIGVQANTTGQFVATDMLKPKGATLKVYDDFAAGLADVRAGRIAALVGDAPTVDDLKKRLPGQFDQAGKDLAAEDYGMVFRKGSDLAAAANKTLARLKASGEYQKLLNRWIVQK